In Bdellovibrionota bacterium, one genomic interval encodes:
- a CDS encoding oligosaccharide flippase family protein, translated as MNFLKHKLSQDIVWSMGSLGVLAVCGIIINVLIAGLRDATVLGVFNQAYAIYITASQIAVFGLHYSVMRHTALHSGDRTELDRLLINAAFFALLLGICMALTMFSIAPLIGETLESPATTKALAKAAVGLVLFPLNKVLLAFLNGLRHMKAFAILQSLRYIILTLWIGVIAASNYPFERAMFGFLICELFMFIGVIVYLMTQGLVPSLEFDSKWTKLHFSFGAKSLLAGMFVELNSRIDVIMIGLFLPDRSVGIYSFAAMMGDGMYQVLGVLRTTFNPVLVSDLRTGNWIGLQQLLSRAKKYTFPCAIALATGLTIAFWLLGAYIMPMKGLEEGLISLVILLSSLTLVSGLVPFDNLMLVSGRPGLQTLQNLIVVCTNFGLNAALIPLLGIEGAALATAMSYVVGIATIVFLVHRLLAWNLLTNTAWR; from the coding sequence ATGAATTTTCTTAAACACAAGCTAAGCCAGGACATCGTTTGGTCCATGGGTAGCCTTGGCGTGCTCGCTGTCTGCGGAATCATCATCAATGTGCTGATCGCCGGATTACGCGACGCCACAGTCTTGGGGGTTTTTAACCAGGCCTACGCAATCTACATCACGGCCTCGCAAATCGCAGTTTTCGGCCTCCATTACTCGGTCATGCGCCACACAGCGCTTCATAGTGGGGATCGAACCGAACTTGATCGCCTTCTGATAAATGCTGCCTTTTTTGCGCTGTTGTTGGGCATTTGCATGGCCCTTACGATGTTCTCGATTGCGCCACTCATAGGAGAAACACTCGAGAGTCCGGCAACAACAAAGGCTCTGGCCAAGGCGGCGGTAGGACTTGTTCTCTTTCCTCTCAATAAAGTTCTCTTGGCATTTCTCAATGGTTTACGCCACATGAAGGCTTTTGCGATACTTCAGTCCCTTCGCTATATCATATTGACGCTTTGGATCGGGGTGATTGCGGCGTCCAATTATCCCTTTGAACGTGCGATGTTCGGGTTCCTTATTTGTGAATTGTTCATGTTTATTGGAGTCATTGTCTACCTGATGACGCAAGGATTGGTGCCCTCACTCGAATTTGATTCAAAGTGGACGAAGCTGCATTTTAGCTTTGGTGCGAAAAGCTTGCTGGCGGGAATGTTCGTAGAACTGAACTCCCGCATCGATGTGATAATGATAGGTTTGTTCCTGCCGGACCGCTCCGTAGGGATCTATAGCTTTGCTGCGATGATGGGGGATGGCATGTATCAGGTGTTAGGAGTGTTACGAACAACGTTTAATCCCGTACTTGTTTCCGATTTACGAACCGGCAATTGGATCGGCCTTCAACAGCTACTAAGTCGCGCGAAAAAATACACATTTCCTTGTGCAATAGCTTTGGCCACCGGGTTGACAATCGCGTTTTGGCTGTTAGGCGCGTATATCATGCCGATGAAGGGCCTTGAGGAAGGGCTGATTTCCTTGGTAATCCTGCTAAGTAGCCTAACGCTGGTGTCGGGGTTAGTCCCGTTCGACAACTTGATGCTTGTGAGCGGGCGTCCGGGACTGCAGACCCTACAAAATCTCATCGTCGTATGTACGAATTTCGGCTTGAATGCCGCGTTGATCCCATTACTGGGAATTGAGGGGGCTGCGCTCGCCACGGCTATGAGCTATGTTGTGGGTATAGCAACGATTGTATTTCTCGTACACCGTTTACTAGCTTGGAACCTATTGACAAATACGGCTTGGAGGTAA
- a CDS encoding glycosyltransferase family 2 protein, translating into MYKDQKVSVVVPAYNEESQIARVIETMPLFIDKIVIVNDCSRDRTSEVVRSHPGYKSGRIQLLEHSENQGVGGAIATGYKWSRDNEYDVAVVMAGDAQMDPEDLPALLDPIVEDVVDYSKGNRLVTGEAFFKIPKVRFFGNSALSLLTKIASGYWSVADSQTGYAAINARALRAIDWDNMYRRYGQPNDLLVRLNVVNMRVADVPIEPVYDIGEKSNIKVHKVLFTIGWLLVRLFFWRLKEKYIIRNFHPLIFFYAFGFFNLLISAVFFARLVLLWTHTGHVPEITLMGWLFSFAIGFNSLFFAMWFDYETNRDINPPLTHREVRRRR; encoded by the coding sequence ATGTATAAAGACCAAAAAGTTTCCGTCGTCGTACCTGCGTATAACGAAGAAAGCCAAATTGCACGTGTCATTGAGACGATGCCGTTATTCATAGACAAAATCGTTATCGTCAACGACTGCAGTCGGGACCGTACTTCCGAAGTCGTTCGATCCCATCCGGGTTATAAGAGTGGGCGAATACAGTTATTGGAACACTCTGAGAACCAGGGCGTGGGCGGTGCCATCGCCACGGGATACAAATGGAGCAGGGACAACGAGTACGATGTCGCTGTAGTTATGGCCGGAGACGCTCAAATGGATCCGGAAGATCTGCCCGCATTGCTCGATCCGATAGTGGAGGATGTGGTCGATTATTCCAAGGGCAATCGCTTAGTAACCGGCGAAGCGTTTTTCAAAATCCCCAAGGTACGATTCTTTGGTAATTCTGCACTTTCATTGCTCACCAAGATCGCCTCTGGATATTGGAGCGTGGCCGACTCACAGACAGGCTATGCCGCGATCAATGCGCGTGCGTTGCGCGCGATCGATTGGGACAACATGTATAGACGTTACGGCCAGCCAAACGATTTGTTGGTCCGTCTAAATGTGGTGAATATGCGGGTTGCCGATGTACCTATCGAACCCGTCTATGACATCGGCGAGAAATCCAACATCAAAGTCCACAAAGTCCTTTTCACTATTGGTTGGTTACTGGTGCGACTTTTCTTCTGGCGCTTGAAAGAGAAATATATCATTCGCAATTTTCATCCGCTGATTTTCTTTTATGCCTTTGGATTCTTTAATTTGCTCATCAGTGCTGTCTTTTTTGCTCGCCTCGTTTTGCTATGGACCCATACGGGCCACGTCCCGGAAATCACGCTCATGGGCTGGCTTTTTTCCTTCGCTATCGGGTTCAATTCGTTGTTTTTTGCCATGTGGTTTGATTACGAAACGAATCGTGACATTAATCCTCCTTTGACACACAGGGAGGTCCGTCGACGCCGCTGA
- a CDS encoding SLBB domain-containing protein, with the protein MTKLDDIATGISHFQYENMESSIKKKLCGCLVAILLTQPGLSASAQEPEQAQRILQPRRIEGSSFGTRKEEAILPQEKLQQQAPGFMMPGSTQMGLTYQVHVLGEVHKPGTYRVPASSRLSEALDKAGGIQGQGSRRRIALRRGGRERGIDYLSFELYGNLDANPYLLDNDVVRVPLQRNVVLIEGTIKRPGNYELRDEKNLEDLLKLAGGPTPGMGISAPIKVIRISDEGKEVVEVENNKVRREQFLLRDADTVVFPHILTANRKFDYNLASLPGDNELFYPSYDERIFVLGAVAKPGPYPFTPYYDIQQYLTLAGGTTRLAKVKKIQVLVPGGGSQPWTAETQINPGNTIFVPEKYMSAESVLALVLALTTTVLGITTTILTINNN; encoded by the coding sequence TTGACAAAACTGGATGACATTGCTACGGGCATAAGCCATTTTCAGTACGAAAATATGGAGAGCTCAATAAAGAAGAAACTTTGCGGCTGCTTGGTCGCGATTCTATTAACGCAACCTGGCCTCTCAGCATCAGCACAGGAGCCTGAACAGGCGCAGAGAATTCTGCAACCACGCAGAATAGAGGGATCGAGCTTTGGAACTAGGAAGGAAGAAGCGATTCTTCCTCAAGAAAAACTGCAACAGCAAGCTCCTGGTTTTATGATGCCAGGATCGACTCAGATGGGACTTACTTATCAGGTTCACGTCCTGGGTGAAGTTCATAAACCTGGGACCTATCGTGTACCTGCATCAAGCCGCCTGTCCGAGGCACTGGACAAGGCGGGTGGAATTCAAGGCCAAGGGTCCAGGCGTCGGATTGCGTTGAGGCGGGGGGGTAGGGAACGCGGGATTGATTACTTATCCTTTGAACTCTATGGAAACTTGGATGCGAATCCGTACCTTCTAGATAATGACGTGGTACGCGTGCCATTACAACGCAACGTCGTTCTGATTGAAGGGACAATCAAGAGACCTGGAAATTATGAATTGAGAGACGAAAAAAATCTCGAGGATCTCTTGAAATTGGCCGGTGGTCCCACGCCCGGAATGGGGATTTCCGCCCCGATCAAAGTGATACGAATCAGTGATGAAGGGAAGGAGGTCGTTGAGGTCGAAAACAATAAAGTAAGGCGAGAACAGTTCTTGCTTAGGGACGCTGATACGGTCGTCTTTCCTCATATCCTGACCGCTAACCGGAAATTTGACTATAATCTAGCTAGTTTACCCGGAGATAATGAACTCTTTTACCCCTCGTACGACGAAAGAATTTTTGTGCTGGGCGCAGTTGCGAAACCTGGACCGTATCCCTTTACTCCCTATTACGACATTCAGCAGTATCTTACTCTCGCTGGCGGAACGACACGGTTAGCCAAAGTGAAAAAAATCCAAGTGTTAGTACCGGGGGGAGGAAGCCAGCCATGGACAGCTGAAACGCAAATTAACCCTGGCAATACGATCTTCGTTCCAGAGAAATATATGTCAGCCGAAAGCGTCCTTGCCCTTGTCTTGGCGCTGACAACAACGGTTTTGGGAATCACGACAACGATATTAACGATAAATAATAACTAG
- a CDS encoding Wzz/FepE/Etk N-terminal domain-containing protein, protein MDREYMEDEINLIQYFRIIARRWRMITAVVLVVTACSVLISLLLPKIYKAEATIMPIGGSKSGGLQAAALTQMGLGALLANLGATSSSSVQIIALLNSRTLAERMIEKYGLMEVLYSKLWDQEHKKWKVSGEDQPTMEDAVAKLFQHVTFTDNKKAQTIKIKLELADPGIAAEIVNNYIRELTYFINGNTFTVAKRNRIFLEDQLERNKAELLESGKELAAFYSTKKISNVIPTLDVDVSLTSGILQKTVGQTIVGQTSSPINPSPMAQTLKSLQETQEKAQDLQEQARSVQEKIQKVRIVKNVPQQVYLQYLTLRRELLVQVNSLLTQQYELAKAEEAKEDLNFQVIDWAKAPIRKYKPNRLVIVITSFITSLFLILLYTIFRDYLERMKSVRA, encoded by the coding sequence ATGGATCGTGAATACATGGAAGATGAGATCAACCTCATACAATATTTCCGTATAATTGCCCGACGTTGGCGGATGATCACGGCCGTGGTGCTTGTTGTGACGGCGTGTTCTGTCTTGATTTCGTTGTTGCTCCCAAAGATTTACAAAGCCGAAGCGACCATCATGCCGATTGGTGGATCAAAAAGTGGAGGGCTCCAGGCAGCCGCACTTACACAAATGGGGCTTGGTGCATTGTTGGCGAATCTCGGAGCTACGTCCTCTTCTTCTGTTCAGATCATTGCCCTCCTAAACAGTCGAACATTGGCCGAAAGGATGATCGAGAAGTATGGGCTCATGGAGGTCCTGTACTCAAAACTTTGGGACCAAGAGCATAAAAAGTGGAAGGTTAGCGGCGAAGACCAACCAACAATGGAAGACGCCGTGGCGAAACTCTTTCAGCACGTGACCTTCACCGACAACAAGAAGGCGCAGACCATCAAAATCAAATTAGAGCTTGCGGATCCAGGTATTGCGGCAGAAATCGTAAACAATTACATTCGGGAACTAACGTATTTCATTAATGGGAACACATTTACAGTGGCGAAGCGAAACCGGATATTTCTCGAGGACCAGCTGGAGAGAAACAAAGCGGAACTTTTGGAATCGGGAAAGGAACTGGCGGCATTTTATTCGACAAAAAAAATCTCAAACGTAATACCCACGTTAGATGTCGATGTATCGTTGACCAGTGGAATCCTTCAGAAAACTGTGGGCCAGACCATCGTTGGTCAGACCTCCTCTCCCATCAACCCGAGCCCGATGGCCCAGACCCTGAAATCACTTCAGGAAACCCAAGAAAAGGCCCAAGATCTGCAGGAACAAGCACGCAGCGTTCAAGAGAAAATTCAAAAAGTGCGAATCGTTAAGAATGTTCCACAGCAAGTCTATCTGCAATACCTGACCCTTCGACGGGAACTGTTGGTTCAAGTCAATTCGCTTTTAACCCAGCAATACGAACTCGCTAAGGCCGAAGAAGCCAAGGAAGATCTCAACTTTCAGGTCATCGATTGGGCAAAGGCTCCGATTCGAAAATACAAACCAAACCGGCTCGTCATCGTGATCACATCTTTCATAACCTCTCTATTCCTGATTTTACTTTACACAATATTTCGAGATTACCTTGAACGCATGAAATCTGTTCGTGCCTAG